One genomic region from Peromyscus eremicus chromosome 20, PerEre_H2_v1, whole genome shotgun sequence encodes:
- the LOC131897186 gene encoding olfactory receptor 8S1-like, translating to MRNHSTVLEFILLGLPGDAQTQALLFVLFLVIYLLTLVGNLLLLLAVRTDSHLHTPMYFFLGQLSFLDLCHSSVTVPKLLENLLSVKKSISVEGCLAQVFFVFATGGTESCLLAAMAYDRYVAIRSPLLYGQVMSRQLCAGLVWGSWGLAFLDALINILVALNLDFCEAQNIHHFLCELPSLYPLSCSDVSASFTTLLCSSFIHFFGNFLLILFSYIRILLTILGISSTSGRSKAFSTCSSHLTAVSFFYGSGLLRYLMPNSGSVQELVFSLQYSVITPMLNPLIYSLKNKEVKAAVRRMLRRYL from the coding sequence ATGAGGAACCACAGCACGGTCCTGGAGTTCATCCTCCTCGGGCTGCCTGGTGATGCCCAGACGCAGGCTCTTCTCTTCGTGCTCTTCCTGGTGATTTATCTTCTGACCCTCGTGGGgaacctgctgctgctgctggcagtCAGGACTGACTCCCACCTCCACAcgcccatgtacttcttcctgggACAACTGTCCTTCCTGGACCTCTGCCACTCCTCTGTCACGGTGCCCAAGCTGTTGGAGAACCTCCTGTCTGTGAAGAAGAGCATCTCGGTGGAGGGCTGCCTGGCTCAGGTCTTCTTCGTGTTCGCCACTGGAGGGACCgagtcctgcctgctggcagCCATGGCCTacgaccgctatgtggccatccgCTCTCCTCTGCTCTATGGTCAAGTGATGAGCAGACAGCTGTGTGCGGGGCTGGTGTGGGGCTCTTGGGGCCTGGCCTTTCTGGATGCTCTCATCAATATCCTCGTGGCTCTGAATTTAGATTTCTGTGAGGCTCAGAATATCCACCACTTCCTCTGTGAGCTGCCCTCTCTCTACCCTTTGTCTTGCTCTGACGTGTCCGCAAGCTTCACCACCCTCCTCTGCTCCAGCTTCATCCACTTCTTTGGGAACTTCCTCCTCATACTCTTCTCATACATTCGCATCCTGCTCACCATCCTGGGCATCAGCTCCACCTCCGGGAGAAGCAAGGCCTTTTCTACCTGTTCGTCCCACCTCACGGCAGTGAGCTTCTTTTACGGCTCAGGGTTACTCCGCTATCTCATGCCAAATTCAGGATCCGTTCAAGAGCTGGTCTTCTCTCTGCAGTACAGTGTCATCACCCCCATGCTGAACCCCCTCATCTACAGCCTGAAGAACAAGGAGGTGAAGGCGGCTGTCAGACGGATGCTAAGAAGATATTTGTAG